GAGATAGGCCTTGGCAAGCTCCACCGTCCCGCGCCGCTCCGCGACGCGGTCGACCACCGCGACCGGAAATTCGGCCAGGAGGCTTACCGAAGGAACCACCGTATCGAATTTGTCGGTGCCGAATTCGCGTTCGATCCCGCGCGTTTCCGCTTCGAAGGTGATGAGCACGTCGCCGATCTGGCGCTCGACGAATGTGGTTGTGGCGGCACGCCCCCCGGTATCGAATACGGGCACGTTGTCGAACAGCTTGGATATGAAGGCGCTTACCTTCTCCTGATCGCCGCCGAAGGCTTCGAGCGCATAGGCCGTCGCCGCCAGATAGGTGTAGCGGGCATTGCCGGAGGTCTTCGGGTTGGGGAAGATCACCTGGACGTCGTCACGGACGAGATCGCCCCAATCCTTGATGTTCTTCGGGTTGCCCTCGCGGACAAGGAAGGCCGGCAGGGAATAGTAGGGTGACGCCTGGTTGGGGAATTCCTGCTGCCAGTCGGCGCTGACGAAGCCATTGCCGGCCAGGATATCCACGTCCGTCACCTGGTTGAAGGTGACGACATCGGCTTCCAACCCCTCAAGGATGGAACGGGCCTGCCGCGACGATCCGCCATGCGACTGATCGATGGTCACGTCTCGACCGGTCTTTTCCTTGTAATCGGCGATGAAGGCCGGGTTGATCGCAGCGAACAATTCCCGGGAGATATCGTAGGACGCGTTCAGAAGCTTGCTCGCCTCCTGCGCCTGAGCGCCTCCGGCTGTGGAAAGCGCAATCGCAAGGCTGAGCAGAAGGGTTTTCTTCATCGGGCGTCTCTCGGCATTTTGAGTCTGGAACGAAGACCCTTTATCCCCCGTCGCGCGCCGCGCGACGAGGTCGAAGCCGGTTGCATCGGGCGGTCGGGCGGAACCAATCTTCCGCCCCTGTGCCCATCCGTGGAAAATTCTTCGGCCGCTCAGCCGAGCTTCAACGCATCCAGGATCTTGCGCGTGTTGTTGCGGAACATGTCGAGATAGGTCGGCGCCGGCCCGGACGCATCCGAAAGCGCATCGGAATACAGCGTTCCACCGACATGGGCGTCCGTCTCGCGCGCGATCTGCTCGATCAGCCGGCTGTTGGTGATGCTTTCGACGAAGACACCCGTGATATTCTCGGCCTTGATCTGCGATATGATCGCGGCGACATCGGCGGCCGAAGCCTCGGACTCGGTGGAGACGCCCTCCGGCGCAATGAACTCCACCCCATAGGCACGCGCGAAATAGCCGAATGCGTCATGCGACGTGACCACCTTCCGGCGTTCCTGCGGGATCGTTGCAAGCTCCGCCTTCACTTCGGCGTCCAGTGCCTGCATCTGCGCGATGTAGGCAGCCGCCCGCTGGCGATAACCATCGGCATTGGCCGGATCGGCCTCAGCCAGGCTATCGGCGATGTTGCGCGCATAGACCACACCATTCGACAGATCCTGCCAGGCATGCGGATCTATCGGCCCGTGGTCGTGCCCTTCGTGGCCATGCTCATGCTCGTGCTCATGCCCGTGCTCGTGCGCGGCCTCGTGGTCATGGTCGTGCCCGGCTTCATGGTCGTGCGCTTCGTGCTCCTCGTGCTCCGGGCTCTTCAGCTCCGTCACGCCCGTCGATGCCACGACCGTCCTGCCTTTATAGCCGGACGCCTCGACGAGGCGCGGCATCCAGCCCTCGAAGCCGAGGCCGTTCATGACGACCAGGTCGGCATCGGCGATCTTGCGCGTATCGGCCGGCGACGGCT
This genomic window from Aureimonas sp. OT7 contains:
- a CDS encoding sulfate ABC transporter substrate-binding protein, whose protein sequence is MKKTLLLSLAIALSTAGGAQAQEASKLLNASYDISRELFAAINPAFIADYKEKTGRDVTIDQSHGGSSRQARSILEGLEADVVTFNQVTDVDILAGNGFVSADWQQEFPNQASPYYSLPAFLVREGNPKNIKDWGDLVRDDVQVIFPNPKTSGNARYTYLAATAYALEAFGGDQEKVSAFISKLFDNVPVFDTGGRAATTTFVERQIGDVLITFEAETRGIEREFGTDKFDTVVPSVSLLAEFPVAVVDRVAERRGTVELAKAYLDFLYTPAGQEILAENGNRVHDEGVAEKYAGEFPQVRLLTVDDVFGGWDTVQEEHFASGGTLDQLYGSR
- a CDS encoding metal ABC transporter substrate-binding protein, with translation MLKSLSIGVVSTIALLSAPGMAAAEPVKVVASFSILADMTREIGGDTVEVQPLVGPDGDAHVFQPSPADTRKIADADLVVMNGLGFEGWMPRLVEASGYKGRTVVASTGVTELKSPEHEEHEAHDHEAGHDHDHEAAHEHGHEHEHEHGHEGHDHGPIDPHAWQDLSNGVVYARNIADSLAEADPANADGYRQRAAAYIAQMQALDAEVKAELATIPQERRKVVTSHDAFGYFARAYGVEFIAPEGVSTESEASAADVAAIISQIKAENITGVFVESITNSRLIEQIARETDAHVGGTLYSDALSDASGPAPTYLDMFRNNTRKILDALKLG